A region from the Alnus glutinosa chromosome 5, dhAlnGlut1.1, whole genome shotgun sequence genome encodes:
- the LOC133869592 gene encoding uncharacterized protein LOC133869592, producing the protein MGKGKGKGKVLERKKEKKKRGRPSLSDVRKRTLKEQQQQKRNHNSAPHSASNYPLFVPVPVPASGPAPLRRSPRLNPNPYAHESDEICSEESEPDESADERDSMREVGRMTDEERVRYREQVCRTDGFDVDVVRSFHGCSLIQPLNIRNEKSYRTCEIISQRAIDQYHRRKQRRTSKPQTPLKFVKVLKAMSQHLDFLRYYVTFEAENVATQTSKIYQALARWRRPPINDVNFTVLFVRGYKKQKGDQVIGIQSVSELQSQLDAASMTSRLAIIFFSKARPCRFISPYYTSLAGKYPKVVFLKVDIAEATDVAACWNIRKAPYFFFVKKGHVVDRVVGIDAIELKEKVAHHSRKQS; encoded by the exons atgGGTAAGGGTAAGGGTAAGGGTAAGGTGCTGGagaggaagaaggagaagaagaagagaggacgACCATCTCTTTCAGATGTCCGAAAACGCACTCTcaaagaacaacaacaacaaaagcgAAACCACAACTCTGCCCCTCATTCCGCTTCTAATTACCCATTATTCGTCCCTGTTCCTGTCCCCGCCTCGGGTCCTGCTCCTTTGCGGCGATCCCCGCGCCTGAATCCTAACCCCTACGCCCACGAGAGCGACGAGATCTGCAGCGAGGAGAGCGAGCCCGACGAGAGCGCCGACGAGAGGGACTCCATGAGGGAAGTTGGAAGAATGACCGATGAAGAACGCGTCCGCTACCGGGAACAAGTTTGCAGGACTGAT GGCTTTGATGTTGACGTCGTTCGTAGCTTCCATGGTTGTAGTTTAATTCAACCACTCAATATAAGAAATGAGAAGTCATACAGAACTTGTGAAATAATTTCGCAGCGCGCAATTGACCAATACCATAGGCGCAAACAACGAAGAACTTCCAag CCTCAAACTCCACTGAAGTTTGTGAAGGTATTGAAAGCAATGTCTCAGCATTTAGATTTCCTCAGGTATTATGTAACCTTTGAGGCCGAGAATGTTGCTACCCAGACGTCTAAGATCTACCAAGCCTTGGCTCGTTGGAGGAGACCCCCCATAAATGATGTCAATTTCACCGTCTTGTTTGTCAGGGGGTATAAGAAACAGAAAG GGGATCAAGTTATTGGTATTCAGTCTGTTAGTGAACTGCAATCGCAGTTGGATGCTGCTTCAATGACATCTCGCCTGGcaatcatcttcttctctaaAGCTCGGCCCTGCCGTTTCATTTCTCCTTATTACACAAGCTTGGCTGGGAAGTACCCGAAAGTTGTTTTCTTGAAAGTAGACATAGCTGAGGCCACGGACGTGGCTGCTTGCTGGAATATTCGTAAAGCTCCCTACtttttctttgtaaaaaaaGGCCACGTGGTGGACAGGGTTGTTGGAATAGACGCAATTGAACTTAAAGAGAAGGTTGCACATCACTCGCGCAAGCAAAGCTAG
- the LOC133869056 gene encoding uncharacterized protein LOC133869056, translating to MGKKVVERKKEKKKKRGRPSLSDVRKRTLKEQQQQKRNHNSAPHSASNYPLFVPVPVPASGPAPLRRSPRLNPNPYAHESDADEICSEESDPDESADERGSMRKMGRMTDEERVRYREQVCRTDGFDVDVVRSFHGCSLIQPLNIRNEKSYRTCEIISQRAIDQYHRRKQRRTSKPQTPLKFVKVLKAMSQHLDFLRYYVTFEAENVAGQTKIYQALARWRRPPINDVNFTVLFVRGYKKEKGDQVIGIHSVSELQSHLDAASMRSRLAIVFFSKTRPCRFISPLYTSLAGKYPKVVFLKVDIDEATDVAAWWNIRKAPYFFFVKEGKVVDKVVGIDAIELKGKVAHHSRKQS from the exons atgggtaaAAAGGTGGTGGagaggaagaaggagaagaagaagaagagaggacgACCGTCTCTTTCAGATGTCCGAAAACGCACTCTcaaagaacaacaacaacaaaagcgAAACCACAACTCTGCCCCTCATTCCGCTTCTAATTACCCATTATTCGTCCCTGTTCCCGTCCCCGCCTCGGGTCCTGCTCCTTTGCGGCGATCCCCGCGCCTGAATCCTAACCCCTACGCCCACGAGAGCGACGCGGACGAGATCTGCAGCGAGGAGAGCGACCCCGACGAGAGCGCCGACGAGAGGGGCTCCATGAGGAAAATGGGAAGAATGACCGATGAAGAACGCGTCCGCTACCGGGAACAAGTTTGCAGGACTGAT GGCTTTGATGTTGACGTCGTTCGTAGCTTCCATGGTTGTAGTTTAATTCAACCACTCAACATAAGAAATGAGAAGTCATACAGAACTTGTGAAATAATTTCGCAGCGCGCAATTGACCAGTACCACAGGCGCAAACAACGAAGAACTTCCAag CCTCAAACTCCACTGAAGTTTGTGAAGGTATTGAAAGCAATGTCTCAGCATTTAGATTTCCTCAGGTATTATGTAACCTTTGAGGCCGAGAATGTTGCTGGCCAGACTAAGATCTATCAAGCCTTGGCGCGTTGGAGGAGACCCCCCATAAATGACGTTAATTTCACCGTGTTGTTTGTCAGGGGgtataagaaagagaaag GGGATCAAGTTATTGGTATTCACTCTGTTAGTGAACTGCAATCGCACTTGGATGCTGCTTCAATGAGATCTCGCCTGGCAATCGTCTTCTTCTCTAAAACTCGGCCCTGCCGTTTCATTTCTCCTCTTTACACAAGCTTAGCTGGGAAGTACCCGAAAGTTGTTTTCTTGAAAGTTGACATAGATGAGGCCACGGACGTGGCTGCTTGGTGGAATATCCGTAAAGCTCCCTACTTTTTCTTTGTAAAAGAAGGCAAGGTGGTGGACAAGGTTGTTGGAATAGACGCAATTGAACTTAAAGGGAAGGTTGCACATCACTCACGCAAGCAAAGCTAG
- the LOC133869847 gene encoding uncharacterized protein LOC133869847: MGKGKGKVVERKKEKKKRGRPSLSDVRKRTLKEEQKRNHNFSPHSASNYPIVTVPVPASGLAPLRRSARLNPYRYADESDADEICSEESESDESADERYSMRAIGRMTDEDRVRYREQVYRTDGFDVDVVRSFRGCSLIQPLNIRDEESYRTCEIISQRAIDQYHRRKQRRTSKPQTPLKFVKVLKAMSQHLDFLRYYVTFEAENVTGQSKIFQALARWRRPSINDDNFTVLFVRGYKKEKGDQVIGIHSVSELQSHLDAASMRSRLAIVFFSKTRPCRFISPLYTSLAGKYPKVVFLKVDIDEATDVAAWWNIRKAPYFFFVKEGKVVDKVVGIDAIELKEKVARHSRKQS; this comes from the exons atgGGTAAGGGTAAGGGTAAGGTGGTGGagaggaagaaggagaagaagaagagaggacgACCATCTCTTTCAGATGTCCGAAAACGCACtctcaaagaagaacaaaagcgAAACCACAACTTTTCCCCTCATTCCGCTTCTAATTACCCAATCGTCACTGTTCCTGTCCCCGCCTCGGGTCTTGCTCCTTTGCGGCGATCCGCGCGCCTGAATCCTTACCGTTACGCCGACGAGAGCGACGCGGACGAGATCTGCAGCGAGGAGAGCGAGTCCGACGAGAGCGCCGACGAGAGGTACTCCATGAGGGCAATTGGAAGAATGACCGATGAAGACCGCGTCCGCTACCGGGAACAAGTTTACAGGACTGAT GGCTTTGATGTTGACGTCGTTCGTAGCTTCCGTGGTTGTAGTTTAATTCAACCACTCAATATAAGAGATGAGGAGTCATACAGAACTTGTGAAATAATTTCGCAGCGCGCAATTGACCAATACCACAGGCGCAAACAACGAAGAACTTCCAag CCTCAAACTCCACTGAAGTTTGTGAAGGTATTGAAAGCAATGTCTCAGCATTTAGATTTCCTCAGGTATTATGTAACCTTTGAGGCCGAAAATGTTACTGGCCAGAGTAAGATCTTTCAAGCCTTGGCGCGTTGGAGGAGACCCTCCATAAATGATGATAATTTCACCGTGTTGTTTGTCAGGGGgtataagaaagagaaag GGGATCAAGTTATTGGTATTCACTCTGTTAGTGAACTGCAATCGCACTTGGATGCTGCTTCAATGAGATCTCGCCTGGCAATCGTCTTCTTCTCTAAAACTCGGCCCTGCCGTTTCATTTCTCCTCTTTACACAAGCTTAGCTGGGAAGTACCCGAAAGTTGTTTTCTTGAAAGTTGACATAGATGAGGCCACGGACGTGGCTGCTTGGTGGAATATCCGTAAAGCTCCCTACTTTTTCTTTGTAAAAGAAGGCAAGGTGGTGGACAAGGTTGTTGGAATAGACGCAATTGAACTTAAAGAGAAGGTTGCACGTCACTCACGCAAGCAAAGCTAG